In Flavobacterium sp. WV_118_3, one DNA window encodes the following:
- a CDS encoding HAD family phosphatase: MIDTIIFDFGNVFINLAEEAPFEHMRKAGLVCWNEDLDNLNKRYEKGKIKESDFFGGLQKYIPNKSLIEIRDAWNAILLDFPLYRLEFLQKLSAKYRLFLLSNTDATHIEKFENKVGETFSREFYQCFEKVYFSFEIGLRKPDPEIFNYIINKHELSPKRTLFVDDNKHNTDVAANLGLNIWNLQVGKEDVVDLLDKNW; encoded by the coding sequence ATGATTGATACTATTATATTCGACTTTGGTAATGTTTTTATCAACCTGGCCGAAGAAGCCCCTTTTGAACATATGCGAAAAGCCGGGCTGGTTTGCTGGAATGAAGATCTGGACAACCTGAACAAACGCTATGAAAAAGGAAAAATAAAAGAATCCGATTTTTTTGGCGGATTGCAAAAATATATCCCGAACAAAAGTCTGATCGAGATCCGTGATGCCTGGAATGCCATTTTGCTGGATTTCCCTTTATACCGACTGGAGTTTTTACAGAAATTATCGGCCAAATACCGGTTATTCCTTTTGAGTAATACCGACGCCACACATATTGAAAAGTTTGAAAATAAGGTCGGAGAAACATTTAGTCGCGAGTTTTACCAATGCTTTGAAAAAGTCTATTTTTCATTCGAAATCGGCCTTAGAAAACCCGATCCTGAGATCTTCAATTACATCATCAACAAACACGAATTATCCCCTAAAAGAACCCTTTTTGTAGACGACAACAAGCACAATACCGATGTGGCCGCCAATTTAGGTCTTAACATCTGGAACTTACAGGTTGGCAAAGAAGATGTCGTTGATTTGCTGGATAAAAACTGGTAA
- a CDS encoding YigZ family protein, which yields MEKDTYKTLAAPSEAVLYKEKNSKFFGYAFPITSEDDVKPLLDDLRKQHHSARHWCYAFQTGTDKVYFRANDDGEPNNSAGMPIYGQIQSFEVTNVLVIVVRYFGGVKLGVGGLIAAYKTAAQMALEVSDIVEKTIDIHYLIRFDYKNMNKVMRVIKEKNLDIISQKMEMSCEIEIATRKKNAEMIFDIFSNLYEVEILEKE from the coding sequence TTGGAAAAAGATACATACAAAACCCTGGCCGCTCCTTCGGAAGCGGTTCTTTATAAAGAAAAAAACAGTAAATTTTTTGGTTACGCCTTTCCGATCACTTCGGAAGACGACGTCAAGCCCCTATTGGATGATCTTAGAAAGCAGCATCATTCGGCACGCCATTGGTGTTATGCCTTTCAAACCGGTACTGACAAAGTCTATTTTCGTGCCAATGACGACGGCGAACCCAACAACTCGGCCGGTATGCCTATCTACGGGCAAATACAGTCCTTTGAGGTAACTAATGTACTGGTTATTGTTGTTCGTTATTTTGGCGGGGTCAAACTGGGTGTTGGCGGATTAATCGCTGCTTATAAAACAGCAGCGCAAATGGCTCTGGAAGTTTCAGACATTGTCGAAAAAACGATAGACATTCACTACCTGATTCGTTTTGACTATAAAAACATGAATAAGGTCATGCGGGTCATAAAAGAAAAAAACCTGGACATTATTTCACAGAAAATGGAGATGAGTTGCGAGATCGAAATCGCTACGCGAAAAAAAAATGCCGAAATGATTTTCGACATTTTTTCGAATCTTTATGAGGTTGAAATTCTCGAAAAAGAATAA
- a CDS encoding thioesterase family protein has product MKEYQFQVRVRYAETDQMGVVYHGNYAQYFEMGRVEWLRNLGLSYKWMEENGIMLPVVSLSMNYRKPARYDDLLTVKTIFKSQISVKIEFDYEIYNEAGELLTTGTSVLVFVDMKTGRPTLPPAYVTEKLTAFVEN; this is encoded by the coding sequence ATGAAAGAATATCAATTTCAGGTTCGCGTCCGTTATGCCGAAACGGACCAAATGGGAGTCGTTTATCACGGTAATTATGCGCAGTATTTTGAGATGGGACGCGTGGAATGGCTTAGAAATCTGGGACTTTCTTATAAATGGATGGAAGAAAACGGAATTATGCTTCCGGTGGTTTCGCTAAGTATGAATTATCGGAAACCGGCCCGTTATGATGATCTGCTGACGGTGAAAACAATCTTTAAAAGTCAGATCTCTGTAAAGATCGAATTTGACTACGAAATATACAACGAAGCAGGTGAGTTATTAACAACCGGGACCTCCGTTTTGGTGTTTGTGGACATGAAAACGGGAAGGCCGACTTTGCCTCCGGCCTATGTTACGGAAAAGTTAACCGCCTTTGTTGAAAATTAA
- the dnaA gene encoding chromosomal replication initiator protein DnaA: MNKTAQSVWDNCLSFIKDNIQDQAYKTWFEPIKAVELTDNALYIQVPSKFFYEWLEEHYVKLLKVALTKELGASAKLLYKIKMENTYGNKQPFTEQLPSVSRPQVKPQEVDVPIQNKNPELKNPFIIPGIRNVKIESQLNSNYSFDNFLEGESNRLARSAGMAVANKPGGTSFNPLLLFGGVGLGKTHLAHAIGVEIKEKHPEKTVLYISAEVFTQQYIDSVKKNTRNDFIHFYQLIDVLIIDDVQFLSGKAGTQDVFFHIFNYLHQNGKQVILTSDKAPVDMQDIEQRLLSRFKWGLSAEIQQPDYDTRIAILKNILYRDGVEMPDEIVEYVAKNIKTNVRELEGAIISLIAQSSFNKREVTTELAKQVVEKFVKNVKREVSIDYIQKVVSDYFQLDIETLQSKTRKRDVVQARQLAMFFAKKFTKASLANIGSQIGDRDHATVLHACKTVDNLVATDKQFKKYVDDIHKKLSL, translated from the coding sequence ATGAATAAAACTGCGCAATCGGTATGGGATAACTGTCTATCGTTCATAAAAGACAATATTCAGGACCAAGCATATAAAACATGGTTTGAGCCAATCAAAGCTGTTGAGCTTACTGATAACGCATTATATATTCAGGTTCCTAGTAAATTTTTCTATGAATGGTTGGAGGAGCATTACGTAAAATTACTGAAAGTTGCCCTGACAAAAGAACTTGGTGCGAGCGCAAAGTTACTTTATAAAATCAAAATGGAAAACACTTATGGCAACAAACAACCGTTTACCGAACAATTGCCAAGTGTTAGCCGTCCGCAGGTAAAACCTCAGGAAGTTGACGTTCCGATTCAAAATAAAAACCCGGAACTTAAAAATCCGTTTATTATCCCGGGCATCCGAAATGTAAAAATCGAATCCCAGTTAAACTCCAATTACAGCTTTGACAATTTCCTGGAAGGGGAATCCAACCGCCTGGCGCGTTCTGCCGGAATGGCCGTAGCCAACAAACCCGGAGGAACCTCTTTTAACCCACTATTGCTTTTTGGTGGTGTGGGATTAGGTAAAACACACCTTGCTCATGCTATTGGTGTTGAAATCAAAGAAAAACACCCGGAAAAAACCGTGCTATACATTTCAGCAGAAGTGTTTACACAACAATATATTGATTCCGTTAAAAAGAATACCCGTAACGACTTTATCCATTTTTACCAATTAATTGACGTATTGATCATTGACGACGTACAATTCTTATCCGGTAAAGCAGGAACACAAGACGTATTTTTCCATATTTTCAACTATTTACACCAAAATGGTAAACAGGTAATCCTGACTTCCGACAAAGCACCGGTAGATATGCAGGATATCGAACAGCGTTTGCTTTCGCGTTTTAAATGGGGACTTTCGGCCGAAATCCAACAACCGGATTATGACACCCGAATCGCCATCCTAAAAAACATCTTATACCGTGACGGAGTTGAAATGCCGGATGAAATCGTAGAATATGTAGCCAAAAATATCAAAACCAACGTACGGGAACTCGAAGGTGCTATTATTTCCTTAATTGCACAATCGTCATTTAACAAACGGGAAGTAACGACCGAACTGGCTAAACAGGTTGTGGAAAAATTCGTGAAAAATGTAAAACGAGAAGTTTCCATCGATTATATTCAAAAAGTTGTATCCGACTATTTCCAGTTGGATATCGAAACCTTACAATCGAAGACCAGAAAACGCGACGTGGTTCAGGCGCGACAACTGGCCATGTTTTTTGCTAAAAAATTCACCAAGGCTTCTTTGGCTAATATTGGATCACAAATTGGCGACAGAGACCACGCGACTGTATTGCACGCCTGTAAAACGGTTGACAATCTGGTTGCCACCGATAAACAGTTTAAAAAATACGTAGACGATATACACAAAAAGTTATCCCTATAA
- a CDS encoding low molecular weight protein-tyrosine-phosphatase yields the protein MPTKILMVCLGNICRSPLAEGILKSKLPADAFEVDSAGTGGWHAGEHPDKRSILTAKNHRIDISKQRARQFKLADFQNFDYIFAMDNSNYKDIIRLAPDETSKNKVRLILNELYPGENIPVPDPYYGEQNGFEQVFNLLDEACDIIANKLKTQHL from the coding sequence ATGCCTACAAAAATTCTGATGGTTTGTCTGGGGAACATTTGCCGATCCCCTTTAGCTGAGGGAATCTTAAAAAGCAAACTCCCAGCAGATGCTTTTGAAGTCGATTCTGCCGGAACCGGAGGATGGCATGCCGGCGAACATCCGGACAAGCGCTCGATTCTTACGGCTAAAAATCATCGAATTGACATTTCCAAGCAACGCGCCAGACAGTTCAAACTGGCCGATTTTCAGAATTTTGACTATATTTTCGCCATGGATAATTCCAATTATAAGGACATTATCCGACTGGCACCAGACGAGACTTCCAAAAACAAAGTCCGTCTTATCCTAAACGAATTATATCCCGGCGAGAATATCCCCGTTCCCGATCCTTATTATGGCGAACAAAACGGCTTTGAACAGGTTTTTAACCTACTTGACGAAGCCTGCGACATTATTGCCAATAAATTAAAAACACAACATCTATGA
- a CDS encoding SAM-dependent methyltransferase produces MKAATSYGKLYLIPTTLGEMNPEDVLPQTIKRSIDFIDHYIVENEKTARRFIKSVYPEKKQPELKISVLNKHTETSEHYAFIQPLLEGQHIGLMSEAGCPGVADPGAAIVKLAHEKGIQVVPLVGPSSILLAIMASGMNGQSFAFNGYLPIDKSDKKQALKNFEKLSSDKNQSQLFIETPYRNNKLFEDLLQTLQPGTHLCIACDITLPTEFIKTRTVNEWKKNKADLHNRPCIFIIHKMN; encoded by the coding sequence ATGAAAGCGGCTACTTCTTACGGCAAACTGTATCTCATCCCTACCACTCTGGGCGAAATGAACCCGGAAGATGTTTTGCCACAAACCATAAAAAGAAGTATCGACTTTATTGATCACTATATCGTTGAAAACGAAAAAACAGCCCGTCGTTTTATTAAAAGCGTGTATCCTGAAAAAAAACAGCCGGAATTAAAAATTTCCGTACTGAACAAGCATACCGAAACTTCGGAGCACTATGCTTTTATCCAGCCGCTTTTAGAAGGTCAGCATATCGGATTGATGAGTGAAGCCGGTTGTCCCGGTGTGGCCGATCCCGGTGCTGCAATTGTAAAACTGGCGCACGAAAAAGGAATTCAGGTAGTACCTCTTGTTGGTCCTTCTTCCATTTTACTGGCCATTATGGCTTCCGGAATGAACGGACAGAGTTTTGCCTTTAACGGCTACCTTCCAATTGATAAATCGGATAAAAAACAGGCTCTTAAAAATTTCGAAAAGCTGTCATCCGATAAAAACCAGTCTCAGCTTTTTATCGAAACACCGTATCGAAACAACAAACTTTTTGAAGATTTATTGCAGACCTTACAACCCGGCACGCACCTGTGTATCGCCTGCGACATTACATTACCAACCGAATTTATCAAAACCCGCACGGTTAATGAATGGAAAAAAAATAAGGCCGATTTACACAATCGACCTTGTATTTTTATTATTCACAAAATGAATTAA
- a CDS encoding peptidoglycan-binding protein LysM — MIKKWTYFLGLILLITLISSGFKVFEVEKLEGFHIEDDEVITYLVPTEEETSKVFFNFPFTGKSYVGFKQAIAIKESLGLYNLVNPFGYMGKYQFGKSTLRTVGIYDVAGFLKNPRMQEKAFKALLARNKWELRKEIDRYEGKVIKGVKITESGILAAAHLGGAGSVKSFLKSNGNNGFTDGFGTSLKSYLRKFGGYDTSNIVANPNAKVKMN; from the coding sequence ATGATAAAAAAATGGACGTACTTTTTAGGATTGATACTCCTAATCACCTTAATCAGTTCGGGATTTAAAGTCTTCGAAGTAGAAAAGTTAGAAGGATTCCATATTGAGGATGATGAAGTAATCACGTATTTAGTTCCCACCGAAGAAGAAACCAGCAAAGTATTTTTTAATTTCCCGTTTACCGGAAAATCATATGTAGGTTTTAAGCAGGCGATCGCTATTAAAGAATCGCTCGGATTATATAACCTGGTGAATCCGTTTGGTTATATGGGGAAATACCAGTTCGGAAAGAGCACTTTAAGAACGGTTGGTATTTATGATGTTGCCGGGTTTCTAAAAAACCCAAGAATGCAGGAAAAAGCCTTTAAAGCACTTTTAGCGCGAAATAAATGGGAGCTCCGTAAGGAAATCGACCGTTATGAAGGAAAAGTGATTAAAGGGGTGAAAATAACCGAATCGGGTATTCTTGCTGCGGCTCACTTAGGTGGTGCAGGTTCGGTGAAAAGCTTTCTTAAGAGCAATGGTAATAATGGGTTTACCGATGGTTTTGGAACCTCGTTAAAAAGTTATCTTAGAAAATTCGGAGGGTATGATACCTCAAACATTGTGGCCAATCCCAATGCAAAGGTTAAAATGAATTAA
- the mltG gene encoding endolytic transglycosylase MltG, whose translation MKVKKIISIFSVVLLFVALIYGYVLYNKVFSANTKFSENETFVYVPTDATYPQVQKILEPYIENMEHFDFVASKRGYEQNVVSGKFLLTKGMSSFDIVRSLRKNVPVKMAFNNQESLGKLVQRLSSQIEPDSLTLTNTFTDSTFMAENGFNKENILSMFIPNTYEFYWNTTATKVRDKMIKEYRRFWNEDRLQKAKALGLTPIEVSTLAAIVHKETAKVDERPRVAGVYLNRLKVDMPLQADPTVIFAVKKESNDFDRVIKRVLYEDLKINSPYNTYIHTGLPPGPIAMPDINAIDAVLNAEKHDYIYFCASVEKFGYHEFASTLAQHGVNKKKYVEWLAKQGINR comes from the coding sequence TTGAAAGTAAAAAAAATCATCAGCATTTTTTCGGTAGTATTGCTATTCGTTGCTTTGATTTACGGTTATGTACTGTATAACAAAGTATTTTCTGCCAATACAAAATTCTCCGAAAACGAAACATTTGTCTATGTTCCGACAGATGCAACCTATCCGCAAGTGCAAAAAATACTAGAACCTTATATTGAGAATATGGAGCATTTTGACTTTGTAGCGTCCAAAAGAGGCTATGAGCAAAACGTGGTTTCCGGAAAATTCCTGTTAACAAAAGGAATGAGTAGTTTTGATATTGTACGTTCGCTTCGCAAAAACGTACCGGTAAAAATGGCGTTTAATAACCAGGAATCGCTAGGGAAACTGGTACAGCGTTTATCGAGTCAGATTGAACCGGATAGTCTTACTTTGACCAATACCTTTACCGATTCGACTTTTATGGCTGAAAACGGTTTCAATAAAGAAAACATCCTGAGTATGTTTATTCCAAATACCTATGAGTTTTACTGGAATACAACCGCTACTAAGGTACGTGATAAGATGATCAAAGAATATCGCAGATTCTGGAATGAGGATCGCTTGCAAAAAGCCAAAGCTTTAGGGTTAACACCAATTGAAGTATCAACTTTAGCAGCGATTGTGCATAAAGAAACGGCCAAAGTTGATGAGCGTCCACGTGTAGCCGGAGTATATCTGAACCGTTTAAAAGTAGATATGCCATTACAAGCGGACCCGACGGTTATTTTTGCGGTAAAAAAAGAATCCAATGATTTTGATCGTGTGATCAAAAGGGTGTTGTATGAAGATCTTAAAATCAATTCGCCTTATAATACCTATATTCATACCGGTTTACCTCCGGGGCCAATTGCAATGCCGGATATCAATGCTATTGATGCGGTTTTAAATGCCGAAAAACACGATTATATCTATTTCTGTGCGAGCGTGGAGAAGTTCGGATATCACGAATTCGCGTCGACTTTAGCGCAGCATGGTGTTAATAAAAAGAAATATGTGGAGTGGTTGGCCAAGCAGGGTATCAACCGATAA
- a CDS encoding GNAT family N-acetyltransferase produces MITLTGTTIYLRALEPEDLEFVYAIENDESIWEVSNTQTPYSRFLIRQYLENAQQDIYEAKQLRLAICQKGTFEAIGLIDLFDFDPKNQRAGVGIVIKSSDDRNRGIGKEALQLLIDYAFSQLQLHQLYANISQENVASIKLFTTFGFQCIGVKKDWVRTGRQFTDEGIYQLIHQS; encoded by the coding sequence GTGATAACTTTAACCGGAACTACCATTTACCTGCGGGCACTTGAACCGGAGGATCTGGAATTTGTATACGCGATCGAAAATGATGAAAGTATCTGGGAGGTGAGTAATACCCAGACACCCTATAGTCGTTTCCTGATCCGACAGTATCTGGAAAATGCACAACAGGACATTTACGAGGCCAAACAACTGCGACTGGCAATCTGTCAAAAAGGGACTTTTGAAGCCATTGGGCTAATCGACCTTTTTGATTTTGATCCGAAGAACCAAAGAGCTGGTGTTGGGATCGTTATAAAAAGTAGCGACGACCGTAACCGCGGAATCGGAAAAGAGGCTTTGCAATTGCTTATCGACTACGCATTCAGTCAGTTACAACTGCACCAGTTGTATGCAAATATTAGTCAGGAAAATGTAGCGAGTATCAAGCTTTTTACTACTTTTGGCTTCCAATGTATCGGAGTAAAAAAAGACTGGGTGCGCACAGGGCGTCAGTTTACCGATGAAGGGATATATCAGTTAATTCATCAATCTTAA
- the dapF gene encoding diaminopimelate epimerase: MKIQFYKYQGTGNDFVMIDNRQLTFPKNDTNLINTLCDRRFGIGADGLILLENDESTDFRMVYYNSDGNESSMCGNGGRCLVAFARQLGVVDNQATFIATDGLHHASIDDKGIVSLQMKDVDTVEEHSNHVFLNTGSPHHVELVDDLKIFDVKNEGARIRYSELYGKPGSNVNFVSQLGNDRFAVRTYERGVEDETLSCGTGVTAVAIAMKATGKTDSSTITLDVEGGQLEVSFREKNGFYTDVFLKGPATFVFNGEINL, from the coding sequence ATGAAAATACAATTTTATAAATATCAGGGAACCGGAAATGATTTTGTGATGATCGATAACCGGCAATTAACATTCCCCAAAAATGATACCAATCTGATTAATACTTTGTGTGACAGACGATTTGGCATTGGTGCCGATGGATTAATACTGTTGGAGAATGACGAATCGACCGATTTTCGTATGGTGTATTATAATTCCGACGGAAACGAAAGTTCGATGTGTGGAAATGGTGGCCGTTGTTTGGTTGCTTTTGCCCGTCAGTTGGGGGTTGTTGATAATCAGGCGACCTTTATTGCGACCGATGGTCTGCATCATGCTTCAATTGATGATAAAGGAATCGTGTCACTGCAAATGAAAGACGTGGATACGGTCGAAGAACATTCGAATCACGTATTTCTAAATACGGGCTCGCCGCATCATGTGGAACTGGTAGATGACCTAAAAATATTTGATGTAAAAAACGAAGGCGCGCGTATCCGGTACAGTGAGTTGTATGGAAAACCCGGGAGTAATGTAAACTTTGTTTCGCAACTCGGGAACGATCGTTTTGCGGTGCGAACCTATGAAAGAGGCGTGGAAGATGAAACCTTATCCTGCGGAACCGGAGTGACAGCAGTAGCTATCGCTATGAAAGCGACCGGAAAAACCGATAGTTCCACAATCACGCTTGATGTGGAAGGCGGGCAATTGGAAGTGAGTTTCCGGGAAAAAAACGGATTTTATACCGATGTTTTCCTGAAAGGCCCGGCTACATTTGTTTTTAACGGTGAAATAAATCTGTAA
- a CDS encoding trypsin-like peptidase domain-containing protein — protein sequence MKRLSSLFLVSLLSGATTLGAYKLFFDPSAPADSQLSIAPNYTRNVSLGAAENLDFTAAAESAVHSVVHVKNVSVSKIPTNPLMEFFYGYRGDQQQTQIGTGSGVIITQDGYIVTNNHVIQNATDLEVTLNNNKTYKAKLVGTDSKMDIALLKIDSDEKLPYATFGNSDNIKVGEWVLAVGNPYNLTSTVTAGIVSAKARNLANNGIQSFIQTDAAVNPGNSGGALVNTRGELIGINTMISSVTGSYVGYSFAVPSNITRKIVEDLMEYGNVQRGVLGVEGAELNSTASKEFGVKLTQGFYVTAVSKKSGAEKAGLRKGDIIVQLDNQPINSYADMSSYVNTKRPNDVVIAGIIREGSRKDIKIELTKRELLNYDFNGLELEDIGPAEKKMFNINYGVKIKDITSGNLLKYANDLKGSIILNVDGAKATDIETVSQALSRKGEGQSVRMELITRKGALVQVITQ from the coding sequence ATGAAACGATTATCAAGTTTATTCTTAGTCTCCCTGTTAAGTGGAGCTACAACCCTCGGAGCTTACAAACTCTTTTTTGACCCATCTGCTCCAGCTGATTCCCAACTTTCTATCGCGCCCAACTATACCCGAAATGTTAGCCTTGGTGCTGCCGAAAATTTAGACTTTACCGCTGCTGCCGAAAGTGCCGTACATTCGGTTGTACACGTGAAAAATGTTTCTGTATCTAAAATCCCAACGAATCCTTTAATGGAGTTTTTCTACGGTTACCGCGGTGACCAGCAGCAAACTCAGATCGGAACCGGTTCGGGTGTTATCATTACCCAGGACGGTTATATCGTGACCAACAATCACGTAATTCAGAATGCGACCGACCTGGAAGTTACCTTAAACAACAATAAAACCTATAAAGCCAAACTGGTTGGAACGGACAGTAAAATGGACATTGCCTTACTTAAGATTGATTCCGACGAAAAACTACCGTATGCCACTTTCGGAAACTCCGATAATATTAAGGTAGGCGAATGGGTATTGGCCGTTGGTAATCCATACAACCTGACATCGACAGTAACAGCCGGTATCGTGTCTGCAAAAGCACGTAATTTGGCTAATAATGGCATTCAGTCTTTTATTCAAACCGATGCCGCTGTTAATCCGGGTAACAGTGGTGGCGCCCTGGTAAACACCCGTGGTGAGCTAATTGGAATCAATACCATGATTTCATCGGTAACCGGATCGTATGTCGGCTACTCTTTTGCCGTTCCTTCTAACATCACCCGTAAAATTGTTGAGGATTTGATGGAATACGGTAACGTACAACGCGGTGTATTGGGTGTGGAAGGTGCCGAACTCAACAGCACAGCGTCTAAAGAATTTGGTGTAAAACTAACTCAAGGTTTTTACGTAACCGCTGTTTCTAAAAAATCGGGTGCCGAAAAAGCCGGATTGCGAAAAGGTGATATTATCGTACAACTCGACAATCAACCGATTAATTCGTATGCCGATATGTCGTCCTATGTAAACACCAAACGTCCGAATGATGTAGTGATTGCCGGAATCATCCGCGAAGGAAGCCGTAAAGACATCAAAATAGAACTGACCAAACGCGAATTACTCAACTATGATTTTAACGGTCTGGAACTGGAAGATATCGGACCGGCAGAGAAAAAAATGTTTAACATCAATTATGGCGTCAAAATAAAAGACATCACCAGTGGCAATCTGCTAAAATATGCGAATGACCTTAAAGGAAGTATCATCCTGAATGTAGACGGTGCGAAGGCGACCGACATCGAAACGGTGTCACAAGCGTTGTCCCGAAAAGGCGAAGGACAATCGGTTCGAATGGAACTGATTACCCGAAAAGGAGCCTTAGTACAGGTGATTACCCAGTAA
- a CDS encoding glyceraldehyde-3-phosphate dehydrogenase yields the protein MNNNSAVYEKELAFQADRRRAGVEFIKIISDLWYDKSIELVLFRNQLIDRNVSDIINLHEYAGEFVQKPINIFDSVEIARAIEALDLPPSRIDIGKLTYEYHLEDDKYNDATAFVVDKLKHAKETKDIQPKDVVLYGFGRIGRLLARELMSKIGKGQQLRLRAIVTRDKNDAVLLEKRASLLRYDSVHGDFEGSVTADPENNALIINGTTVHIITANAPEEIDYTQYGINDALIIDNTGAFTTEEALSRHLTSKGADKVLLTAPGKGVPNIVYGVNHTDYNPDEVKIYSAASCTTNAITPILKAVEDTLGVVKGHLETIHAYTNDQNLVDNMHKKYRRGRAAALNMVITETGAGSAVAKALPALAGKLTSNAIRVPVPNGSLVVLNLEVGKETSKEGVNDIMKQYALEGELVEQIKYSLNNELVSSDIVGTSAPSIFDSNATIVSADGKNVVLYVWYDNEYGYSHQVIRLAKYIAKVRRYMYY from the coding sequence ATGAACAACAACAGTGCTGTTTACGAGAAAGAGTTGGCTTTTCAGGCAGACAGAAGAAGAGCCGGCGTTGAATTTATCAAAATCATTAGCGACCTATGGTATGACAAGTCTATTGAATTGGTTCTTTTCAGAAACCAATTGATCGACCGAAATGTAAGCGACATCATCAACTTACATGAATATGCCGGTGAATTTGTTCAAAAACCAATCAACATTTTTGATTCTGTGGAGATCGCCAGAGCTATTGAAGCTTTGGACTTACCTCCTTCCCGAATTGACATCGGTAAATTAACATACGAATACCATTTAGAAGACGATAAATATAACGACGCTACTGCTTTCGTAGTAGACAAACTGAAACATGCAAAAGAAACCAAAGATATCCAACCAAAAGATGTGGTATTATATGGTTTTGGACGTATCGGACGTTTATTAGCCCGTGAATTAATGTCGAAAATCGGAAAAGGACAACAATTGCGTTTGCGTGCGATTGTGACCCGCGATAAAAACGATGCTGTTTTATTAGAAAAACGCGCTTCTTTATTGCGTTACGATTCTGTTCATGGTGATTTCGAAGGTTCGGTTACCGCAGATCCTGAAAACAATGCATTGATCATCAATGGAACAACCGTACATATTATTACGGCTAATGCTCCGGAAGAAATCGACTATACACAATACGGTATCAACGATGCGTTGATCATCGATAATACCGGTGCTTTTACAACCGAAGAAGCACTTAGCCGTCACCTGACTTCAAAAGGAGCCGACAAAGTATTACTTACTGCTCCAGGTAAAGGTGTTCCAAACATCGTATACGGTGTAAACCACACGGATTACAATCCGGATGAAGTAAAAATCTACTCGGCTGCTTCATGTACTACGAATGCAATCACGCCAATTTTAAAAGCTGTTGAAGACACTTTAGGAGTAGTAAAAGGACATTTAGAAACAATCCACGCGTATACCAACGACCAGAATCTGGTTGACAACATGCACAAAAAATACCGTCGTGGAAGAGCTGCCGCTTTAAATATGGTAATCACCGAAACAGGTGCCGGAAGTGCCGTTGCCAAAGCATTACCTGCATTGGCCGGTAAATTAACTTCAAACGCGATCCGTGTACCGGTTCCAAACGGTTCATTAGTGGTATTGAATCTTGAAGTTGGAAAAGAAACTTCTAAAGAAGGTGTTAACGACATCATGAAACAATATGCTCTGGAAGGTGAATTGGTTGAGCAAATCAAATATTCATTAAACAATGAGTTGGTTTCTTCGGACATCGTAGGAACTTCTGCTCCGTCAATTTTCGACAGTAATGCGACAATTGTTTCTGCCGATGGTAAAAATGTAGTATTATATGTTTGGTACGACAACGAATACGGTTACAGCCACCAGGTAATTCGTCTGGCAAAATATATCGCCAAAGTAAGACGTTATATGTATTATTAA